A genomic segment from Malus domestica chromosome 05, GDT2T_hap1 encodes:
- the LOC103409326 gene encoding uncharacterized protein — MTNQLESLVESIKSKVRALKKKSKKPYIKMDKSSSVKVEIRSKKARKLIDKTLKAADHPGKRPIP; from the coding sequence ATGACGAACCAGTTGGAGAGCTTGGTGGAGTCGATCAAATCGAAAGTCCGAGCGCTGAAGAAGAAGTCGAAGAAGCCGTACATAAAGATGGACAAAAGCTCCAGCGTCAAGGTCGAGATCCGCAGCAAAAAGGCACGCAAGCTCATCGACAAAACCCTCAAGGCCGCCGACCATCCCGGCAAGCGCCCCattccttaa